A portion of the Ferrimonas lipolytica genome contains these proteins:
- a CDS encoding ExeA family protein — translation MYKGFYGLNESPFSIAPNPAFLFLSDRHREALAHLTYGLGENGGFVLLTGEVGTGKTTVSRTLFAQLPDDTDLAFILNPALTQLELLATVCDQLKLSYQPEPTLKQLTDKIADFLLENHKNGRKTLLVIDEAQHLDADVLEQLRLLTNLETDTRKLLQVILIGQPELQALLRRQELRQLAQRITARYHLLPLNLDEVAAYVSHRLHVAGRSQPLFRRSAIKALHQVSGGVPRIINLICERALMGGYGQQKAQLAGVDIDAAAAEVLDRPQAKRVPWGLGVATIAAAGLGFALAYGWQPSMSQPSSTAAVVPVAEVTPPITVAAPKPSVDLASFPSSELSSLQALFHRWQQPVPATEPCRYAADFGLSCLSDNGSWQQLLQLNRPAMVTISDDSGQIRYGAVLSKEPERWLLQLGDQQLWVQHDWFALHYQGRFTLLWQPTEALPRLISPSASLAQIQWLENRLAQVQQRSARLVASFDSQLERALRQFQLTQGLNADGLAGRQTLERLSLLLANVGPTLVQENR, via the coding sequence ATGTACAAAGGATTTTATGGACTGAATGAAAGTCCGTTTTCCATCGCCCCAAACCCCGCCTTCTTATTTCTCAGTGATCGCCACCGCGAGGCACTGGCGCACCTAACCTATGGTCTAGGTGAAAATGGCGGCTTTGTCCTGTTGACCGGCGAAGTAGGGACCGGTAAAACCACCGTATCTCGAACCCTATTTGCACAGTTACCTGACGATACCGATCTGGCCTTTATCCTGAACCCGGCATTGACTCAATTGGAGCTGCTGGCGACGGTATGTGATCAGCTTAAGTTGAGTTATCAACCAGAGCCAACTCTCAAACAGCTAACCGATAAGATTGCCGATTTCTTATTAGAAAACCATAAGAATGGGCGTAAAACCTTGTTGGTTATTGATGAGGCTCAGCACCTTGATGCCGATGTGTTAGAGCAGTTGCGCTTGCTGACCAACCTAGAAACCGACACACGTAAGTTGCTGCAGGTTATCTTGATTGGCCAGCCAGAGTTGCAGGCGTTATTGCGTCGTCAAGAGCTACGCCAGCTAGCGCAACGGATCACCGCTCGATATCACCTGTTGCCACTAAACCTTGATGAGGTTGCGGCGTATGTTAGCCATCGCTTGCATGTTGCTGGGCGCTCACAACCGCTGTTTAGGCGCAGTGCTATTAAAGCCCTGCATCAAGTCAGTGGCGGGGTGCCGCGGATCATTAACCTCATCTGCGAACGAGCCTTGATGGGAGGCTATGGTCAACAGAAGGCGCAACTTGCGGGTGTCGACATTGATGCGGCGGCGGCGGAAGTACTCGACCGACCACAAGCGAAACGTGTCCCTTGGGGCTTAGGCGTAGCGACCATTGCCGCAGCGGGGTTAGGCTTTGCGTTGGCCTATGGTTGGCAACCGTCGATGTCGCAGCCATCGTCTACTGCGGCTGTTGTCCCAGTTGCGGAGGTAACGCCGCCTATAACGGTAGCGGCACCAAAGCCGAGTGTTGATCTGGCCAGTTTTCCGAGCAGTGAGCTGTCGTCACTGCAAGCGCTGTTTCATCGTTGGCAACAGCCAGTACCGGCAACAGAGCCGTGCCGTTATGCCGCTGATTTTGGTTTGAGCTGCCTCAGTGACAATGGCAGTTGGCAACAGCTGCTACAACTTAATCGACCAGCGATGGTGACTATCAGCGATGATAGCGGCCAAATCCGCTATGGCGCGGTGCTGAGCAAAGAGCCTGAGCGTTGGTTGCTACAGTTAGGTGACCAGCAGCTGTGGGTACAACACGATTGGTTTGCGTTGCACTATCAAGGTCGATTTACCCTGTTGTGGCAACCGACTGAGGCATTACCGCGCTTGATCAGTCCAAGCGCGTCATTGGCGCAAATTCAGTGGTTAGAGAACCGGTTAGCGCAAGTGCAGCAGCGTAGTGCTCGTTTAGTCGCGAGCTTTGATAGTCAGTTAGAACGGGCATTGCGACAGTTTCAGTTAACTCAAGGGTTGAACGCCGATGGCCTTGCTGGCCGACAAACCTTAGAGCGTCTTAGTTTGCTGCTAGCTAATGTTGGTCCAACGCTTGTGCAGGAGAATCGATAA
- a CDS encoding general secretion pathway protein GspB produces MSMLLDAVQRQRQSELNHDPALAAMLPRQKPKRQLPWTWLLPPAALAIGAAAGWLWAPMTTTTPPLNVPASTAVRAIEPTLAASVEAAAANQFELAQRIVMPLPVDLAAQRITVTPSIPVAVVAQQPTQFNTAPLEQKPTNQSKAVTEEAVAEPVNNDLLAALEQALADVGEEPFESQLSAQHGQMERLEQELTAAVEVNADDEQIVIPVEPEGKYDAAEDSLDSLSPDMQVALEQALQKVGIEASAPKAGEPMVIPKLGQMPWSFQKNLPDLDVTAHVYASDASKSWLRANGQELQEGDEAAPGLKVKQILPNEIVLEMDNQVFRIPALGSI; encoded by the coding sequence ATGTCGATGTTACTTGATGCGGTGCAAAGGCAGCGTCAGTCTGAACTGAATCACGACCCTGCCTTGGCAGCGATGCTACCGCGGCAAAAACCAAAGCGACAGCTACCCTGGACGTGGTTGCTACCACCGGCCGCGTTAGCTATTGGGGCGGCAGCGGGGTGGTTGTGGGCGCCAATGACAACAACTACTCCCCCCTTGAATGTACCTGCAAGCACAGCGGTGCGAGCCATTGAGCCGACGTTGGCAGCCTCAGTCGAGGCGGCAGCCGCAAACCAGTTTGAGTTAGCGCAGCGCATTGTTATGCCGTTGCCTGTTGATTTAGCTGCGCAGCGAATCACTGTAACACCTTCGATACCGGTTGCTGTTGTAGCTCAGCAACCGACTCAGTTTAATACTGCACCGCTGGAGCAAAAGCCAACAAATCAGTCTAAAGCGGTGACTGAAGAAGCTGTTGCAGAGCCAGTCAATAACGATCTGTTGGCTGCCTTAGAGCAAGCGCTGGCTGATGTTGGTGAGGAGCCGTTTGAGTCGCAACTATCTGCGCAGCACGGGCAGATGGAACGGTTGGAGCAAGAACTGACGGCAGCGGTTGAGGTAAATGCTGATGACGAACAGATAGTCATTCCCGTCGAGCCAGAAGGTAAATACGATGCAGCGGAAGACTCACTCGATAGCCTATCCCCAGATATGCAGGTAGCGCTGGAACAAGCGTTACAAAAAGTGGGGATTGAGGCGAGCGCTCCTAAAGCGGGTGAACCGATGGTGATCCCTAAGCTAGGTCAGATGCCGTGGTCGTTTCAAAAGAATCTGCCCGATCTTGATGTGACGGCTCATGTTTATGCTTCTGACGCCAGTAAGAGCTGGTTACGTGCAAACGGACAAGAGCTGCAAGAGGGGGACGAAGCGGCTCCGGGGTTGAAAGTAAAACAGATCCTCCCTAATGAGATTGTGTTGGAGATGGATAACCAAGTGTTCCGCATTCCGGCACTGGGCAGCATCTAG